The Saccharopolyspora gregorii genomic interval GGCTCCGCCGGGTTCCGGGTCCGCTCGGCGGCGGCCACCGCGGCCCGGCAGGCCTTGCGCAGCGCGGTGCGGAACCCACCGGCCTGCACCGCGGCGGGGGAGGTGAGGACGAGGCCTTCGCCGGGCCCGACGGGAACGGCGCCCGCCAGCGCGGCGCTCTCCTTGTCCGCGGCCGACCGGCGCACGACGAGCACGGTCGAGCCGTGCGCTCGCACGACCAGGTCGCGAACCCGCGCGGTCCCGGATTCGTCGAGGTCAGACATGGATTCGCTCTCGTTCTCCGCGCTCGGAGGTCCGCGAGCCGCCCGTGCGTCCGCCGCGCCTGCGCGGCGCTCGCGTTGACCGGCTGTCCGGGGCGTCCGGCGCCACCTGCGCTCGGACCAGGCGAGCGGCTGGTGGATCGTTCCGGCCGCGGTTGCGCCAAGTGTGCACTTCCGTTGAACACTAACACCGAACGGGTGTGGCGAACCGGTCCGCGGTGACCCGCCGCAGCGCCCGCCTGCACCGGGAACCGACCGGCGCTCGGAGGCGTTCGTGCTGCTCAGCAAGGAGCTTCCGGAGCAGGGGCCGCGGTGCGGGCCGGGTGCCGCGGTGCTGTCGGAGGGTTTCCCTCGGATGGGGACCGCTACCGCTCCGCGGGCTCCGGCAGCTCGTCCGGGACGAACCCCACCGGTTCCGCCAGCCGGGCCAGCGCGTCTCCGGCGGGGGTGCGCGCCGCGGCCCGCCGGTGCTTGCGGGCGAGGCGCATCAGCTCCAGGTGCTCGGCGTCCGAATCCGGTGCCTCGCCCGGTTCCTCCGCCCGGCCCAGTTCGCGCAGCAGCACCACCGGACCGTCCGGGTCGCGGTCCACGGCGAGCACCGCGAACCGGGCCCCGGCCGGGAACACCACCTCCCCGGTGGTGTCGCCCAGCGGCGTCGTGCGGCGCGCGTCCTGCGACCAGAGCATCACCTGCGCGTGGCCCTCGGCGCGCACCGGTTCGGTGCCCGCGCTGAGGAAACCCGCCTCGGACACCGGCATCCCCGGCTCGTAGACGTCCAGCGCGTCCAGCTCCAGCAGCCGGTGCACCGGGCCGCCGTGCACCGGCAGCCTGCGCAGCCCGGACATGAGGCACACCGCGTGGTCGCCGAACTCGTCCCGCCCCGCGCCGCGCAGCGCGCGGTTCACCGACACGGCGCCGAAAGCGCCGTCGCCGAGGTAGAGCCGGACGGCCACGAGGTCGGCTTCCGGCTCCGGCTCCACGACGTCGGTGGCGGCGGCGAGCGCGGCGCGCACCTGCGCCAGCCCGGCCTCGAAGTCGGTGCCCGCCCGCTGGGCGAAGGCGGTGCGCTGCTGATCGCTGCTGCGCCGCTCGGCCAGGAACTGCGGCAGCGCCGGGATCGGCACCAGCGCCGAGCGCTCACCGGACGCGGTGCGGCGCGGCGGCAAGCGCAGCGCCGCCACCGACAGCCGCATGGTGCGGTCCGCCGGGGCGACCGCCGGTTCCGCCGCCGCGTTCGGTTCCGGCGGCTGCACCTGCGCGGCGCTGATGGTGGCGAGCTGGGTGACCCGCACCGGTTCGGGCCGTTCCGCGCGCTTCGCGGCGGCCGCGGACAGCCGCGCCTTGCGCTGCCGGGATTGCAGGGACAGGGGTGAGGCCCCCGGCTGCCGCTTCGGCAGCGCCGCCGGGGCGGCGAGCTGCGTCATCGGCACCTCGGCGGACATCCGGGGGACGTCCTGCGCGGAGTCGGCGCGCACCGCCACCGGGAACCCGGCGTCGGCCGGGAGCAGGCCGGTGAGCGGAATCCTCCTGGTGGCCAAGGACGTCATCGGTGCCGGGGACTCGTCTTCGGTGCCGGGACCGTCCGACGTGCTCGGTGCGGCGGCGGCCGATCCGGTCGGCGGGCCGTCCGCGCCGTCCGGAGCCGCGCCGCCCGGAGCGGCGGGAGCCGTCCCCGCGGGCGGGGCGGTGCTCGCAGCGGACGGCCCGTCCGCGGAGTCCTGCGGGGTTTCCGCCGCGGGCGCGTCCTCCGCCGCGGGCGCCACCGGTTCGTCGGAGGCGGCCACCGGCGACGGACCGTTCGGCACGGGACCGCCTGGCACGGGACCGCCTGGCACGGGACCGCCTGGCACGGGACCGCCTGGCACGGGACCGCCTGGCACCGGACCGCCTGGCACCGGACCGCCTGGCACCGGACCGCCTGGCACCGGACCGGCCGACGCAGGACCACCCGACGCAGGACCGCCCGACACCGGACGGCCCGACGCCGCACCGGGCGACGCTGGACCGGCCGATGCCGGATCGACTGACACCACACCGGGCGACACCGCACCACCCGACACCGGTTCGTCCGGAACCGGATCTCCCAGCCCCGCCGCCGCGGGCAGCACCGCCGGGAACCGCAGCCGGTCGGCCAGCGGCCCGGCCGCGCCGCGCAGCTGCTCGCGCATCGACTCCGACGCGATCCCCTGCACCAGCAGCCGCGCCCGCACCCGCTGCTCGGCGTCCAGCCCGGCCAGCAAGCGGTTCAGCGCGGCAGGCATCCCCTCCGGCAGTGGCGTGCACGGCCAGCCCAGCACCACGGTCAGCCGGTCCGGTTCGAACGTGAGCCGGTCGGCGGCACCGGGCACGCCCGCCCGCGGCGCGGGCAGCAGCGCGACGCCCGCGGGCACCACCTTCGCGATCACCTCGTGCGGGGTGGGGTGCGGATCGGTCATCCCGCCCCAGCGGAACACCAGCGGCCCGGCGGGCACCCAGCCGCGCGGCGGCGCCCCGGCCAGCACCGGTTCCACCCGGCCGTCGGGGGAGTACCGCAGCAGCGCGGCGAGGGGCAGCCAGCTCGGCCCGCCCCGCTGGTCCGGGACGAGGGTGAACTCGGCGTGGACCCCGTGGCGGATCAGCCCGGTGGCGGACACGACGTCGTGCCCGAGCAGCGCCGCGAGCTTGCCGAGCCACTGCGGGGAGGCCGGTTCCGGGTGCGCGGGCACCAGCTGGATCCGCTCCCGCACCGCGTGCGGGAACCGCCGGAGCAGCGCCGCCACCTGGTGCGGTGCGATGGCGGGGCCCTGCGGCCCGCCGAGCACGATGCGCGGGTGCTCCGCGGACACCGCGACCGCGTGCCACACCTCGTCGGCGGTGGTCTCCGCGGTCGCCGAGGCCGCCAAGCCCGCCGGGACCGGTTCCGCGTGCAGCCCGCCGTCGTGCACCGCGCCGCGCGGCAGCAGCGCCTCCCACGGCGGCTGCGGGTAGCGCGCGCTGTGCAGTTCGCCCGCACCCCCGCCGGCCGGGAACCGCACCCAGCCGTGGTGGTCGGCGCCGGTGAAGATCGAGCCGCCCGCGACGAAGGTGACCGGGCCGTCCGGGGCGTACACCTCGACGGCGAACTCGCGCGCCAGCTTCTGCGCGGTGGACCGGCCCCGGCCGTCGAGCCTGCCCGCCCCGGAGATCGCCAGCCACAGCCGCGGCGGGCCGGTGCCCGCGTCCTTGGCACGGGCCGCGGCGGTGGTGACCGCCGTCCGGCTGGCGTGGCGCAGCGCGGCGCGGAATCCGCTCGCGCGCACGGCTTCGGCCGCGGCCAGCACGAGGCCGTCGCCGGGCGCCACGGGCACGGCACCGAACACGCGCTGCTCGGCCTCATCGCCGCCGGAGGAGTGCAGGATGAGCACCGTCGAGCCCTGCGGCCGGACGATCAGATCGCGGACCCGGACGGGTTCGACTTCCGGTTCTGACATCGACCTGCTCTCGTCGTGCGCGCTCGGAGGTCCCACCGGTCGGCACTCGCCGGGGATCGGGAGGATCCACCCGTGGTGCGGCCGCGGTCGGGACGCCGTGCGCGGGGTTCGGTGGGGCAGGGCGGTCGCCGCGCGGCGGCCGCGTGCGCACCATGATCGCATCCGCCGCGCTCGGTGTCGCCGGTCACTCGGAACCCGGTGCGGGCGGGGCGCGCCGACGCCGATCGGGAGCAGATCGGGGCCGCGGGATCAGGCGATGTGCTCGGTGCTCCCGGGCTCGCAGCCGCAGTCCGCGGGGCGGTCGCGCTCCTGCACGACCCGCCCGTCCTGCAGGGCGATGACCCGGTCCGCGTGGGCGGCGGTGGCCGGGTCGGCGGAGAACAGCACGAGGGGCAACCCGAACTCCGCGCAGCGCCGGCGCAGCAGCCGCAGGTGGTGCCTGCCAGTGATCGCGTCGAGCCCGGCGGTCGGGTCGTCGACCAGCAGCAGGTCGGCCCGTTGCAGCACGGTGCGGGCCACCGCGACGCGCAGCTCCTCGGCGCGGGTCAGCGCCGGGGTGGCGCGGTCCAGCAGCTCCCGCACGTCCAGCAGGTCCAGCGCGCGCTGCAGCAGGTCCGGGTCCGCGCGCCTGCCCGCGGTGTCCAGCGGCAGCAGCAGGTTGTCGGCCACGTCGAGCTGGGGCAGCAGGTTCGCCTGCCGGTAGACCACGCCGATCCGGGTGCGGCGGAACTCGGTGCGGGCGGCCTCGTCGAGCGCGGTCAGCTCGGTGCCCGCGATCCGCACGGTGCCGCGGGTGGGCCGTTCCAGCCCGGCCAGGCAGCGCAGCAGCACGCTCTTGCCGGAGCCCGCGGGGCCGACCACGGCGGTGCAGCGTCCGGGTGCGGCCCGGAGGGTCACGTCGTGCAGCGCGGGTCGGCGGGCCGTCCCGAACTCCTTGCTGATCCCGTCGGCGATCACCGCGCCGCCGGTCATCGGGCATGTCGCGGACACGGGGTCCTCCTCCTCGTCGTGGGCGCGCCCGGCTTCGGCCGCGGCGTGCGCCCACCGTCGTCGACCGCGGGAGCCGGGCGGATCAGCACATCGGCCAGGAGCCCTCCTACCGGAGGATGAGATCGGGCGCGCCTCCCTCCTCCGAGACGTCCGGGGAGCGGTCGGGTTGCGCGGGCCGGGTCCGCCGGGCGCGGGGGCGGATGCGCGAACGGCCGCGGTCGTCCGCTGCGTGGAGCGGGCGACCGCGGCCGCGTGGTTCGTCAGCCGCCGGGCCGGGCCGGGTCAGGCGGAGGCGGCCAACCAGGTGGAACGCCCCGCGTGGGTGGGTACCCAGCAGCCTTTCGCGGAGGCCCGGTCCTCCTCGGGGTCCTCCAGCGCCAGTGCCGCTTCGACCACTTCGTCCGCGGACCCGGTGGTCCGCCACAGCACGGTCTTCGGGAACAGGACGTCCGGCTCGTCGCCCGGGATGCGGGCGGCGTCGGCCTCGTCCTCGCCGTAGAGCTGCACGATGTCGATCACGCCGTGGTGCACCCGGATCCCGACGACGGCGATGAGGGTGCCGTTCGCGTCGCGGGGGTGCGCGAAGTGGAAGTCGCGGGCGATGAGTGCCTGCAAGCCGTCCGTTATGTCGTTCATGACGCCACCGAGGGTTCTGCGCGAGCGCTGGTCGATTGCGGGGGTCGGGGCGGGGGTCAGACGATCAGGTCGTCGAACTCGCCGTCCTTGGCACCTGACAGGAAGGCCGCGATCTCCTCCCTGGTGTAGATGAGCGCGGGCCCGTCGGGGTAGCGGGAGTTGCGGACGGCGATGTCTCCGTCGAGCAGGGAGGCCAGCTCCACGCAGTTGCCCACCGAGCCGCTGTGCGCGCTCTTGCGCCAGGACGCTTCGGGCAGGTTCCCTGCGATCATTCCGTTTCGGATCTCCGGCATCGAAGTTCCCAGCCTTTCCCCGAGTTGCTTGCAACGACCAGATGCACGTGCATCCGATCGTGCAAGGACCGTATCACTGAACGTTGGAATGATGTATGCACGTGCAGACGCACGGCCGCCCGGGTAGGTGACGCAGAGGTCCCTTGTGATCACGGAGCGTCGAACTATTGCGGCCACAATCGCAGATTAATCCTGCATATGGCTTCGTGCAGGATCAGGCATCGCGGGAGCCCGCGTAACAGATCGCAAAAAACTGTGAGGTAACTCACAGGAAGGGGAATGTGCGGGTCAGCTCGCGTTCCCGAGCGCCTTGCGCGCTGCTTGCAAGGTCTTGCGGGTCGCCTCCGGCGTGTGCGCATCGACCGCGAGCCGGTGGCTGACCTTGCTGTAGAGCTCCACGTCCTCCGGCTTGTCCAGGTACAGCGCGCCCGAGAGGTGCTCCAGGTAGACGATGTCCGGGATCTCCTGCTCGGCGAACCGCAGGATCGTGAACGCGCCCTCCGCCCCGGAGCGGCCCAGGTCGAACGGCAGCACCTGCAACGAGATCGTCGGCAGCTTGATCACTTCCAGCAGGTGGTCGATCTGCTCGCGCAGCACGTCCACGCCGCCGATCGGCCGGTGCAGCACCGACTCGTCGATCACCGCCCACAACCGCGGGGCGTTCGGCTGGGTGAACAGGCGCTGGCGGTGCATCCGCAGCCGAACCCGGCGCTCCACCTCTTCCTCCACTGCCTCCGGCCGCCCCTGGCTGGCGATGGCCCGCGCGTAGTCCTCGGTCTGCAGCAGGCCGGGCACGAACTGGATCTCGTAGGTCTGGATCCGCGACGCCGATTCCTCCAGCCCCACGTAGTCCTGGAACCAGGACGGGACGAGGTCGCTGTAGCGGTGCCACCAGCCGGGCTGGTTGGACTGGCGGACGAGTTCGAGGAAGGAGCTGCGCTCGCCCTCGTCGGACACCCCGTACAGGGTCAGCAGGTCGGCGACGTCGCGTTCCTTGAACCCGACCCGGCCGAGCTCCAGGCGGCTGATCTTGGACCCGGAACCGCGGATCTCGTACCCCGCGTCCTCGCGGGAGATGCCGCTGGCCTCGCGCAACCGGCGCAACTGGCTCCCCAGAACCAGGCGACGCGCGGTGGGGCCGCCACTCGCGGCACCATCCGTGGGCACGTCCAGACCTCCCGAATCACGCACGGTCGTTTCCATCGACACATCGTCGTACCAGCGGTACGCACCGTTACCCGGCATGGCAGTTTAGCCCATCTCACCGCACCGCCCGCGAAGGTTGTGAACCGTTCCAGCAGGTCGAACGCGCATGATCAACATCCCCGGTGAATCCCCAGTCACCCCAGCCGGAACAGTATCGGCGCACGATCGCGCCGAGCGCAATGCCCGATCGTCGGTACCGATCGCTACGCTCACCGGCGTGTTCACCGCCTCGACCGTCAACGTCAACGGATTGCGCGCCGCAGCGAAGAAGGGATTCGTCGAGTGGTTGTCCGGAACCACCGCCGACGTGATCTGCCTGCAGGAGACCCGCGCCGAACCGGATCAGCTGCCCGCCGCCGTCCTCGAACCTGACGGCTGGTTCCCGCTGCTCGCGCCCGCCGCAGCGAAGGGCCGCAGCGGTGTCGCGCTGTACTCGCGGGTCGAACCCGCCGCCTCCCGGATCGGTTTCGGCAGCGAAGAATTCGACGACAGCGGCCGTTACGCGGAGATCGAACTGCCCGGACTCGTCGTCGCCAGCCTCTACCTGCCCAGCGGTGAGGTCGGCACGGAACGCCAGGACGAGAAGGAGCGGTTCATGGCGGAATTCCTGCCGCACCTCGATTCGCTCCGCACCCGCGCGCGCGAAGACGGCCGCGAAGTCCTGGTGTGCGGGGATTGGAACATCGCACACCGCGAGGACGACCTGAAGAACTGGAAGGCCAACCGGAAATCCGCGGGATTCCTGCCGGAGGAAAGGGAATGGCTCAGCCGCGTCTTCGACGAACTCGGTTACGTCGACGTGTTCCGCGCCCGGAATCCCGAAGGCCCCGGTCCGTACTCGTGGTGGTCGTACCGCGGGAAGGCCTTCGACAACGATTCCGGCTGGCGCATCGACTACCAGGTCGCCACCCCGGGGCTCGCGGAACGGGCCACCAGCGCCGTCGTCGAGAAGGCGCCGTCGTACGACAAGCGCTGGAGCGACCACGCGCCGGTCACCGTCACCTACGACCTCTGATCGCGCGCACGGCGCAGCGATCGCC includes:
- a CDS encoding ABC transporter ATP-binding protein, translating into MSATCPMTGGAVIADGISKEFGTARRPALHDVTLRAAPGRCTAVVGPAGSGKSVLLRCLAGLERPTRGTVRIAGTELTALDEAARTEFRRTRIGVVYRQANLLPQLDVADNLLLPLDTAGRRADPDLLQRALDLLDVRELLDRATPALTRAEELRVAVARTVLQRADLLLVDDPTAGLDAITGRHHLRLLRRRCAEFGLPLVLFSADPATAAHADRVIALQDGRVVQERDRPADCGCEPGSTEHIA
- a CDS encoding DUF397 domain-containing protein, encoding MIAGNLPEASWRKSAHSGSVGNCVELASLLDGDIAVRNSRYPDGPALIYTREEIAAFLSGAKDGEFDDLIV
- a CDS encoding helix-turn-helix domain-containing protein; this translates as METTVRDSGGLDVPTDGAASGGPTARRLVLGSQLRRLREASGISREDAGYEIRGSGSKISRLELGRVGFKERDVADLLTLYGVSDEGERSSFLELVRQSNQPGWWHRYSDLVPSWFQDYVGLEESASRIQTYEIQFVPGLLQTEDYARAIASQGRPEAVEEEVERRVRLRMHRQRLFTQPNAPRLWAVIDESVLHRPIGGVDVLREQIDHLLEVIKLPTISLQVLPFDLGRSGAEGAFTILRFAEQEIPDIVYLEHLSGALYLDKPEDVELYSKVSHRLAVDAHTPEATRKTLQAARKALGNAS
- a CDS encoding exodeoxyribonuclease III, translating into MFTASTVNVNGLRAAAKKGFVEWLSGTTADVICLQETRAEPDQLPAAVLEPDGWFPLLAPAAAKGRSGVALYSRVEPAASRIGFGSEEFDDSGRYAEIELPGLVVASLYLPSGEVGTERQDEKERFMAEFLPHLDSLRTRAREDGREVLVCGDWNIAHREDDLKNWKANRKSAGFLPEEREWLSRVFDELGYVDVFRARNPEGPGPYSWWSYRGKAFDNDSGWRIDYQVATPGLAERATSAVVEKAPSYDKRWSDHAPVTVTYDL